Proteins found in one Acanthopagrus latus isolate v.2019 chromosome 3, fAcaLat1.1, whole genome shotgun sequence genomic segment:
- the LOC119016467 gene encoding cell wall integrity and stress response component 4-like isoform X4: MKEPIVVQLEICMFFCGHFQPSWRVQDTTLVGRQRLHIRRSWTSVCELSLFCVKMRVNIYSCLLVFVLGCNITAAIRHEIVQEKQSVLLPCPHAVEGEVTWSRETNGHRVDILTVDGDREEKHIPDPGGRYSSLADPFKSLYIRRVNMSDSGTYFCNNAAAVQLTVIPPGFIIYLLQTIRTIIRNATEKTNVTLNCPPDAGGSDAPTWSKDGREIQNQRVHVSSVDKTLTITYVLPRDSGLYYCDGKPAVYLTVIKAETSDRGEKTTTTTTKPTTTTKPTTTMKPTTKPTTKPTTKPTTTTKPTTKPTTKPTTTTKLTTTKLTTTASPLSSTAAPHLWQTVRLVIGGVYLIIMISITATAWTEARQKQKRRATQRENNF, encoded by the exons ATGAAGGAACCAATAGTGGTGCAACTGGAgatctgcatgtttttttgtggacaTTTCCAGCCTTCATGGCGAGTCCAAGACACGACCCTTGTGGGACGCCAAAG GCTGCACATACGCAGAAGTTGGACTTCAGTCTGTGAGCTGAGTCTTTTCTGTGTGAAGATGAGGGTGAACATCTACAGCTGCCTGCTCGTCTTTGTTCTGGGCTGTAACATCACTGCAG CAATAAGACATGAAATAGTCCAGGAGAAGCAGTCAGTCCTTCTGCCTTGTCCTCACGCTGTGGAGGGTGAAGTGACGTGGAGCAGAGAGACGAACGGACACAGAGTTGATATTCTTACAGTTGATGGTGACAGGGAGGAGAAACACATTCCTGATCCAGGCGGACGATACAGTTCACTGGCTGATCCTTTTAAATCACTTTACATTCGCAGAGTTAACATGTCAGACTCTGGAACATACTTCTGTAATAACgcagcagctgtgcagctgaCGGTGATCCCACCAG GTTTCATAATTTATCTGCTCCAAACCATCA GAACAATCATACGTAACGCGACAGAGAAGACAAATGTCACTCTGAACTGTCCTCCTGATGCTGGAGGATCAGATGCTCCAACATGGAGCAAAGACGGGCGTGAAATACAAAACCAACGGGTTCATGTCTCGTCTGTGGACAAGACGTTGACTATAACATACGTGCTGCCTCGTGACTCTGGACTTTACTACTGTGATGGAAAACCTGCTGTGTACCTGACTGTGATCAAAGCTGAGACATCTGACAGAG gagaaaagacaacaacaacgacCACGAAGCCGACTACGACCACGAAGCCGACTACGACTATGAAGCCGACCACGAAGCCGACCACGAAGCCGACCACGAAGCCGACTACGACTACGAAGCCGACCACGAAGCCGACCACGAAGCCGACTACGACTACGAAGCTGACTACGACAAAACTAACGACTACAGCATCACCATTGTCCAGCACAG ctgctcctcacCTGTGGCAAACTGTCCGACTGGTGATTGGAGGAGTCTATCTAATCATCATGATCAGCATCACTGCCACCGCCTGGACAGAAG CTCGACAGAAACAGAAGCGACGCGcgacacaaagagaaaataacTTCTGA
- the LOC119016467 gene encoding cell wall integrity and stress response component 4-like isoform X5, with amino-acid sequence MEAWLHIRRSWTSVCELSLFCVKMRVNIYSCLLVFVLGCNITAAIRHEIVQEKQSVLLPCPHAVEGEVTWSRETNGHRVDILTVDGDREEKHIPDPGGRYSSLADPFKSLYIRRVNMSDSGTYFCNNAAAVQLTVIPPGFIIYLLQTIRTIIRNATEKTNVTLNCPPDAGGSDAPTWSKDGREIQNQRVHVSSVDKTLTITYVLPRDSGLYYCDGKPAVYLTVIKAETSDRGEKTTTTTTKPTTTTKPTTTMKPTTKPTTKPTTKPTTTTKPTTKPTTKPTTTTKLTTTKLTTTASPLSSTAAPHLWQTVRLVIGGVYLIIMISITATAWTEARQKQKRRATQRENNF; translated from the exons ATGGAGGCCTG GCTGCACATACGCAGAAGTTGGACTTCAGTCTGTGAGCTGAGTCTTTTCTGTGTGAAGATGAGGGTGAACATCTACAGCTGCCTGCTCGTCTTTGTTCTGGGCTGTAACATCACTGCAG CAATAAGACATGAAATAGTCCAGGAGAAGCAGTCAGTCCTTCTGCCTTGTCCTCACGCTGTGGAGGGTGAAGTGACGTGGAGCAGAGAGACGAACGGACACAGAGTTGATATTCTTACAGTTGATGGTGACAGGGAGGAGAAACACATTCCTGATCCAGGCGGACGATACAGTTCACTGGCTGATCCTTTTAAATCACTTTACATTCGCAGAGTTAACATGTCAGACTCTGGAACATACTTCTGTAATAACgcagcagctgtgcagctgaCGGTGATCCCACCAG GTTTCATAATTTATCTGCTCCAAACCATCA GAACAATCATACGTAACGCGACAGAGAAGACAAATGTCACTCTGAACTGTCCTCCTGATGCTGGAGGATCAGATGCTCCAACATGGAGCAAAGACGGGCGTGAAATACAAAACCAACGGGTTCATGTCTCGTCTGTGGACAAGACGTTGACTATAACATACGTGCTGCCTCGTGACTCTGGACTTTACTACTGTGATGGAAAACCTGCTGTGTACCTGACTGTGATCAAAGCTGAGACATCTGACAGAG gagaaaagacaacaacaacgacCACGAAGCCGACTACGACCACGAAGCCGACTACGACTATGAAGCCGACCACGAAGCCGACCACGAAGCCGACCACGAAGCCGACTACGACTACGAAGCCGACCACGAAGCCGACCACGAAGCCGACTACGACTACGAAGCTGACTACGACAAAACTAACGACTACAGCATCACCATTGTCCAGCACAG ctgctcctcacCTGTGGCAAACTGTCCGACTGGTGATTGGAGGAGTCTATCTAATCATCATGATCAGCATCACTGCCACCGCCTGGACAGAAG CTCGACAGAAACAGAAGCGACGCGcgacacaaagagaaaataacTTCTGA
- the LOC119016467 gene encoding mucin-5AC-like isoform X2, translating into MKEPIVVQLEICMFFCGHFQPSWRVQDTTLVGRQRCLVKKRSIDRWLHIRRSWTSVCELSLFCVKMRVNIYSCLLVFVLGCNITAAIRHEIVQEKQSVLLPCPHAVEGEVTWSRETNGHRVDILTVDGDREEKHIPDPGGRYSSLADPFKSLYIRRVNMSDSGTYFCNNAAAVQLTVIPPGFIIYLLQTIRTIIRNATEKTNVTLNCPPDAGGSDAPTWSKDGREIQNQRVHVSSVDKTLTITYVLPRDSGLYYCDGKPAVYLTVIKAETSDREKTTTTTTKPTTTTKPTTTMKPTTKPTTKPTTKPTTTTKPTTKPTTKPTTTTKLTTTKLTTTASPLSSTAAPHLWQTVRLVIGGVYLIIMISITATAWTEARQKQKRRATQRENNF; encoded by the exons ATGAAGGAACCAATAGTGGTGCAACTGGAgatctgcatgtttttttgtggacaTTTCCAGCCTTCATGGCGAGTCCAAGACACGACCCTTGTGGGACGCCAAAGGTGTTTGGTGAAGAAAAGGAGCATCGATAGATG GCTGCACATACGCAGAAGTTGGACTTCAGTCTGTGAGCTGAGTCTTTTCTGTGTGAAGATGAGGGTGAACATCTACAGCTGCCTGCTCGTCTTTGTTCTGGGCTGTAACATCACTGCAG CAATAAGACATGAAATAGTCCAGGAGAAGCAGTCAGTCCTTCTGCCTTGTCCTCACGCTGTGGAGGGTGAAGTGACGTGGAGCAGAGAGACGAACGGACACAGAGTTGATATTCTTACAGTTGATGGTGACAGGGAGGAGAAACACATTCCTGATCCAGGCGGACGATACAGTTCACTGGCTGATCCTTTTAAATCACTTTACATTCGCAGAGTTAACATGTCAGACTCTGGAACATACTTCTGTAATAACgcagcagctgtgcagctgaCGGTGATCCCACCAG GTTTCATAATTTATCTGCTCCAAACCATCA GAACAATCATACGTAACGCGACAGAGAAGACAAATGTCACTCTGAACTGTCCTCCTGATGCTGGAGGATCAGATGCTCCAACATGGAGCAAAGACGGGCGTGAAATACAAAACCAACGGGTTCATGTCTCGTCTGTGGACAAGACGTTGACTATAACATACGTGCTGCCTCGTGACTCTGGACTTTACTACTGTGATGGAAAACCTGCTGTGTACCTGACTGTGATCAAAGCTGAGACATCTGACAGAG aaaagacaacaacaacgacCACGAAGCCGACTACGACCACGAAGCCGACTACGACTATGAAGCCGACCACGAAGCCGACCACGAAGCCGACCACGAAGCCGACTACGACTACGAAGCCGACCACGAAGCCGACCACGAAGCCGACTACGACTACGAAGCTGACTACGACAAAACTAACGACTACAGCATCACCATTGTCCAGCACAG ctgctcctcacCTGTGGCAAACTGTCCGACTGGTGATTGGAGGAGTCTATCTAATCATCATGATCAGCATCACTGCCACCGCCTGGACAGAAG CTCGACAGAAACAGAAGCGACGCGcgacacaaagagaaaataacTTCTGA
- the LOC119016467 gene encoding cell wall integrity and stress response component 4-like isoform X3 produces the protein MKEPIVVQLEICMFFCGHFQPSWRVQDTTLVGRQRCLVKKRSIDRWLHIRRSWTSVCELSLFCVKMRVNIYSCLLVFVLGCNITAAIRHEIVQEKQSVLLPCPHAVEGEVTWSRETNGHRVDILTVDGDREEKHIPDPGGRYSSLADPFKSLYIRRVNMSDSGTYFCNNAAAVQLTVIPPGTIIRNATEKTNVTLNCPPDAGGSDAPTWSKDGREIQNQRVHVSSVDKTLTITYVLPRDSGLYYCDGKPAVYLTVIKAETSDRGEKTTTTTTKPTTTTKPTTTMKPTTKPTTKPTTKPTTTTKPTTKPTTKPTTTTKLTTTKLTTTASPLSSTAAPHLWQTVRLVIGGVYLIIMISITATAWTEARQKQKRRATQRENNF, from the exons ATGAAGGAACCAATAGTGGTGCAACTGGAgatctgcatgtttttttgtggacaTTTCCAGCCTTCATGGCGAGTCCAAGACACGACCCTTGTGGGACGCCAAAGGTGTTTGGTGAAGAAAAGGAGCATCGATAGATG GCTGCACATACGCAGAAGTTGGACTTCAGTCTGTGAGCTGAGTCTTTTCTGTGTGAAGATGAGGGTGAACATCTACAGCTGCCTGCTCGTCTTTGTTCTGGGCTGTAACATCACTGCAG CAATAAGACATGAAATAGTCCAGGAGAAGCAGTCAGTCCTTCTGCCTTGTCCTCACGCTGTGGAGGGTGAAGTGACGTGGAGCAGAGAGACGAACGGACACAGAGTTGATATTCTTACAGTTGATGGTGACAGGGAGGAGAAACACATTCCTGATCCAGGCGGACGATACAGTTCACTGGCTGATCCTTTTAAATCACTTTACATTCGCAGAGTTAACATGTCAGACTCTGGAACATACTTCTGTAATAACgcagcagctgtgcagctgaCGGTGATCCCACCAG GAACAATCATACGTAACGCGACAGAGAAGACAAATGTCACTCTGAACTGTCCTCCTGATGCTGGAGGATCAGATGCTCCAACATGGAGCAAAGACGGGCGTGAAATACAAAACCAACGGGTTCATGTCTCGTCTGTGGACAAGACGTTGACTATAACATACGTGCTGCCTCGTGACTCTGGACTTTACTACTGTGATGGAAAACCTGCTGTGTACCTGACTGTGATCAAAGCTGAGACATCTGACAGAG gagaaaagacaacaacaacgacCACGAAGCCGACTACGACCACGAAGCCGACTACGACTATGAAGCCGACCACGAAGCCGACCACGAAGCCGACCACGAAGCCGACTACGACTACGAAGCCGACCACGAAGCCGACCACGAAGCCGACTACGACTACGAAGCTGACTACGACAAAACTAACGACTACAGCATCACCATTGTCCAGCACAG ctgctcctcacCTGTGGCAAACTGTCCGACTGGTGATTGGAGGAGTCTATCTAATCATCATGATCAGCATCACTGCCACCGCCTGGACAGAAG CTCGACAGAAACAGAAGCGACGCGcgacacaaagagaaaataacTTCTGA
- the LOC119016467 gene encoding cell wall integrity and stress response component 4-like isoform X1 has product MKEPIVVQLEICMFFCGHFQPSWRVQDTTLVGRQRCLVKKRSIDRWLHIRRSWTSVCELSLFCVKMRVNIYSCLLVFVLGCNITAAIRHEIVQEKQSVLLPCPHAVEGEVTWSRETNGHRVDILTVDGDREEKHIPDPGGRYSSLADPFKSLYIRRVNMSDSGTYFCNNAAAVQLTVIPPGFIIYLLQTIRTIIRNATEKTNVTLNCPPDAGGSDAPTWSKDGREIQNQRVHVSSVDKTLTITYVLPRDSGLYYCDGKPAVYLTVIKAETSDRGEKTTTTTTKPTTTTKPTTTMKPTTKPTTKPTTKPTTTTKPTTKPTTKPTTTTKLTTTKLTTTASPLSSTAAPHLWQTVRLVIGGVYLIIMISITATAWTEARQKQKRRATQRENNF; this is encoded by the exons ATGAAGGAACCAATAGTGGTGCAACTGGAgatctgcatgtttttttgtggacaTTTCCAGCCTTCATGGCGAGTCCAAGACACGACCCTTGTGGGACGCCAAAGGTGTTTGGTGAAGAAAAGGAGCATCGATAGATG GCTGCACATACGCAGAAGTTGGACTTCAGTCTGTGAGCTGAGTCTTTTCTGTGTGAAGATGAGGGTGAACATCTACAGCTGCCTGCTCGTCTTTGTTCTGGGCTGTAACATCACTGCAG CAATAAGACATGAAATAGTCCAGGAGAAGCAGTCAGTCCTTCTGCCTTGTCCTCACGCTGTGGAGGGTGAAGTGACGTGGAGCAGAGAGACGAACGGACACAGAGTTGATATTCTTACAGTTGATGGTGACAGGGAGGAGAAACACATTCCTGATCCAGGCGGACGATACAGTTCACTGGCTGATCCTTTTAAATCACTTTACATTCGCAGAGTTAACATGTCAGACTCTGGAACATACTTCTGTAATAACgcagcagctgtgcagctgaCGGTGATCCCACCAG GTTTCATAATTTATCTGCTCCAAACCATCA GAACAATCATACGTAACGCGACAGAGAAGACAAATGTCACTCTGAACTGTCCTCCTGATGCTGGAGGATCAGATGCTCCAACATGGAGCAAAGACGGGCGTGAAATACAAAACCAACGGGTTCATGTCTCGTCTGTGGACAAGACGTTGACTATAACATACGTGCTGCCTCGTGACTCTGGACTTTACTACTGTGATGGAAAACCTGCTGTGTACCTGACTGTGATCAAAGCTGAGACATCTGACAGAG gagaaaagacaacaacaacgacCACGAAGCCGACTACGACCACGAAGCCGACTACGACTATGAAGCCGACCACGAAGCCGACCACGAAGCCGACCACGAAGCCGACTACGACTACGAAGCCGACCACGAAGCCGACCACGAAGCCGACTACGACTACGAAGCTGACTACGACAAAACTAACGACTACAGCATCACCATTGTCCAGCACAG ctgctcctcacCTGTGGCAAACTGTCCGACTGGTGATTGGAGGAGTCTATCTAATCATCATGATCAGCATCACTGCCACCGCCTGGACAGAAG CTCGACAGAAACAGAAGCGACGCGcgacacaaagagaaaataacTTCTGA
- the LOC119016467 gene encoding cell wall integrity and stress response component 4-like isoform X6 — MRVNIYSCLLVFVLGCNITAAIRHEIVQEKQSVLLPCPHAVEGEVTWSRETNGHRVDILTVDGDREEKHIPDPGGRYSSLADPFKSLYIRRVNMSDSGTYFCNNAAAVQLTVIPPGFIIYLLQTIRTIIRNATEKTNVTLNCPPDAGGSDAPTWSKDGREIQNQRVHVSSVDKTLTITYVLPRDSGLYYCDGKPAVYLTVIKAETSDRGEKTTTTTTKPTTTTKPTTTMKPTTKPTTKPTTKPTTTTKPTTKPTTKPTTTTKLTTTKLTTTASPLSSTAAPHLWQTVRLVIGGVYLIIMISITATAWTEARQKQKRRATQRENNF, encoded by the exons ATGAGGGTGAACATCTACAGCTGCCTGCTCGTCTTTGTTCTGGGCTGTAACATCACTGCAG CAATAAGACATGAAATAGTCCAGGAGAAGCAGTCAGTCCTTCTGCCTTGTCCTCACGCTGTGGAGGGTGAAGTGACGTGGAGCAGAGAGACGAACGGACACAGAGTTGATATTCTTACAGTTGATGGTGACAGGGAGGAGAAACACATTCCTGATCCAGGCGGACGATACAGTTCACTGGCTGATCCTTTTAAATCACTTTACATTCGCAGAGTTAACATGTCAGACTCTGGAACATACTTCTGTAATAACgcagcagctgtgcagctgaCGGTGATCCCACCAG GTTTCATAATTTATCTGCTCCAAACCATCA GAACAATCATACGTAACGCGACAGAGAAGACAAATGTCACTCTGAACTGTCCTCCTGATGCTGGAGGATCAGATGCTCCAACATGGAGCAAAGACGGGCGTGAAATACAAAACCAACGGGTTCATGTCTCGTCTGTGGACAAGACGTTGACTATAACATACGTGCTGCCTCGTGACTCTGGACTTTACTACTGTGATGGAAAACCTGCTGTGTACCTGACTGTGATCAAAGCTGAGACATCTGACAGAG gagaaaagacaacaacaacgacCACGAAGCCGACTACGACCACGAAGCCGACTACGACTATGAAGCCGACCACGAAGCCGACCACGAAGCCGACCACGAAGCCGACTACGACTACGAAGCCGACCACGAAGCCGACCACGAAGCCGACTACGACTACGAAGCTGACTACGACAAAACTAACGACTACAGCATCACCATTGTCCAGCACAG ctgctcctcacCTGTGGCAAACTGTCCGACTGGTGATTGGAGGAGTCTATCTAATCATCATGATCAGCATCACTGCCACCGCCTGGACAGAAG CTCGACAGAAACAGAAGCGACGCGcgacacaaagagaaaataacTTCTGA